The following coding sequences lie in one Chelonoidis abingdonii isolate Lonesome George chromosome 6, CheloAbing_2.0, whole genome shotgun sequence genomic window:
- the ALDOB gene encoding fructose-bisphosphate aldolase B has product MTHQFPALTPEQKKALSDIAQRIVAPGKGILAADESVGTMGNRLQRIKVENTEENRRAFREILFSSDASINQSIGGVIFFHETLYQKDSSGKPFPEVIKDKGIVVGIKLDKGTAPLAGTNGEITIQGLDGLAERCAQYKKDGADFGKWRAVLKITDTTPSTLAIQENANTLARYASICQQHGLVPIVEPEVLPDGDHDLQRCQYVTEKVLAAVYKALNDHHVYLEGTLLKPNMVTAGHSCPKKYTPEEVAMATVTALHRTVPAAVPGICFLSGGQSEEEASLNLSAINQCPLPKPWKLTFSYGRALQASALAAWVGKPENKKATQEAFCKRAQINGLASKGQYIVSGKSDAAAKQSLFTASYTY; this is encoded by the exons ATGACCCACCAGTTTCCTGCGCTGACTCCGGAGCAGAAGAAGGCCCTGTCTGACATAGCTCAGCGGATTGTGGCTCCAGGGAAGGGGATCTTGGCTGCAGATGAGTCTGTGG GTACTATGGGGAACAGACTGCAGAGGATCAAGGTGGAGAACACAGAGGAAAATCGCCGCGCCTTCCGAGAGATCCTCTTCTCTTCGGATGCCTCCATCAATCAGAGCATTGGGGGCGTGATCTTTTTCCATGAGACCCTCTATCAGAAGGACAGCAGTGGAAAGCCATTCCCAGAGGTCATCAAAGACAAAGGCATTGTGGTGGGAATAAAG CTAGATAAAGGAACAGCCCCGCTGGCAGGAACAAATGGAGAAATCACCATTCAAG GGCTGGATGGACTCGCTGAGCGCTGCGCCCAGTATAAGAAGGATGGTGCTGATTTTGGCAAGTGGCGTGCTGTGCTGAAGATCACAGACACAACTCCCTCCACTCTAGCCATCCAGGAGAATGCCAACACGCTGGCACGCTATGCCAGCATCTGCCAGCAG CATGGGTTGGTGCCCATTGTAGAACCGGAGGTGCTACCCGATGGAGACCATGACCTCCAGCGCTGTCAGTATGTTACAGAGAAG GTCCTGGCTGCTGTCTACAAAGCCCTGAATGATCATCATGTCTACTTGGAAGGAACACTACTCAAACCCAATATGGTGACTGCTGGGCATTCCTGCCCCAAGAAGTACACCCCTGAGGAGGTAGCCATGGCAACAGTCACTGCCCTCCATCGCActgttcctgctgctgttcctg gaATCTGCTTCCTGTCTGGAGGCCAAAGTGAAGAAGAAGCTTCTCTCAACCTCAGTGCCATCAACCAGTGCCCTTTGCCCAAACCCTGGAAGCTGACCTTCTCATATGGACGGGCTCTGCAGGCATCAGCACTTGCTGCATGGGTTGGCAAACCTGAGAACAAGAAGGCTACGCAGGAGGCATTTTGCAAACGGGCACAG